Proteins encoded in a region of the Cupriavidus pauculus genome:
- the polA gene encoding DNA polymerase I — protein MSDSPKTLLLVDGSSYLYRAYHALPDLRNGEGLPTGAIYGMINMLRKLRNDYPAEYSACVFDAKGKTFRDDMYPAYKEHRPSMPEDLARQIEPIHEAVRALGWPIVVVEGVEADDVIGTLARQATAQGVRTVVSTGDKDLAQLVDDHVTLVNTMSGEVLDPPGVVAKFGVPPERIVDYLSLIGDAVDNVPGVPKVGPKTAVKWLSAYGTLDAIMSNAAEIKGVVGENLRNTLEWLPKARELVTVKTDCDLREAVADFHALRELGEDKDQLAAFFAKYGFKSWLRELTGESLPNLANAARNGKGAASKATPSAQGGLFDQPAASGHDEALPAADLPPAEVSYETVTTEAALDAWIARIVDAPLVAIDTETTSLDPMLAQLVGISLSAEPGSACYIPVAHRGPDVAGVDNYGQLSREYVLERLRAWLEDPSRPKLGQHLKYDAHVFANHGIALRGIEQDTMLESYVLASHRNHGMDSLAEKLLNVKTITYEEVCGKGASQIGFDQIDLQRATQYAAEDADVTLRLHRNMHPKIEAAQGLRYVYEKIEMPVSVVLQKIERNGVLIDADRLGAQSAELGQRLMDIEQAAYATAGQPFNLGSPKQIGEILFNQMKLPVVKKTASGAPSTDEEVLQKLAEDYPLPKILLDYRGLSKLKSTYTDKLPKMVNPNTGRVHTSYGQATAVTGRLASTDPNLQNIPVRTEEGRRIREAFIAPPGSVIVSADYSQIELRIMAHISGDENLLRAFANGEDIHRATAAEIFNVEREAVSSEQRRYAKVINFGLIYGMSAFGLASNLGIEREAAKHYIDRYFMRYPGVARYMEETRQTAREQGYVETVFGRRLWLPDINGGNGPRRQAAERAAINAPMQGTAADLIKLSMIAVQDWLESEKLGTRQIMQVHDELVLEVPEAEFEHVKVKLPELMCTVAELRVPLVAEVGHGANWEEAH, from the coding sequence ATGTCGGATAGTCCAAAAACACTCTTGCTCGTCGATGGATCGAGCTATCTGTATCGCGCGTATCACGCGCTGCCGGATCTGCGAAATGGCGAGGGGCTGCCCACAGGGGCAATCTACGGCATGATCAACATGCTGCGCAAGCTGCGCAATGATTACCCGGCAGAGTATAGCGCCTGCGTGTTCGACGCCAAGGGCAAGACCTTCCGCGACGATATGTATCCGGCCTACAAGGAGCATCGTCCGTCGATGCCCGAGGACCTCGCGCGCCAGATCGAGCCGATCCACGAGGCCGTGCGCGCGCTGGGCTGGCCGATCGTGGTCGTGGAGGGCGTGGAGGCCGACGACGTCATCGGCACGCTGGCGCGCCAGGCGACGGCGCAGGGCGTGCGCACGGTGGTCTCCACCGGCGACAAGGACCTCGCGCAGCTCGTCGATGACCACGTCACGCTCGTCAACACGATGAGCGGCGAGGTGCTCGACCCGCCCGGCGTGGTCGCCAAGTTCGGCGTGCCGCCCGAGCGCATCGTCGACTATCTTTCGCTGATCGGCGATGCCGTGGACAACGTGCCCGGCGTGCCGAAGGTCGGTCCGAAGACCGCGGTGAAATGGCTGTCCGCCTACGGCACGCTCGACGCCATCATGTCGAACGCGGCCGAGATCAAGGGCGTGGTCGGCGAGAACCTGCGCAATACGCTGGAGTGGCTGCCCAAGGCGCGCGAGCTCGTGACGGTGAAGACCGACTGCGATCTGCGCGAGGCCGTGGCGGACTTCCACGCGCTGCGCGAGCTCGGCGAGGACAAGGACCAGCTCGCCGCGTTCTTCGCGAAGTACGGCTTCAAGTCGTGGCTGCGCGAACTGACGGGCGAAAGCCTGCCGAATCTGGCCAATGCGGCGCGCAATGGCAAGGGGGCCGCGTCGAAGGCCACGCCGTCGGCACAGGGCGGTCTGTTCGATCAGCCGGCCGCGTCGGGCCATGACGAGGCACTGCCCGCGGCGGACCTGCCGCCAGCCGAGGTCAGCTACGAGACCGTGACCACCGAGGCCGCGCTCGATGCGTGGATCGCGCGCATCGTCGATGCGCCGCTCGTGGCCATCGATACCGAAACCACGTCGCTCGATCCGATGCTCGCGCAGCTCGTGGGCATCTCGCTATCGGCCGAACCGGGTTCGGCGTGCTACATCCCGGTCGCGCATCGCGGCCCGGACGTCGCGGGCGTGGACAATTACGGCCAGCTGTCGCGCGAGTACGTGCTGGAGCGGCTGCGCGCGTGGCTCGAGGATCCGTCGCGGCCCAAGCTCGGCCAGCATCTGAAGTACGACGCGCACGTGTTCGCGAACCACGGCATCGCGCTGCGCGGCATCGAGCAGGACACGATGCTGGAGAGCTACGTGCTTGCCTCGCACCGCAATCACGGCATGGACAGCCTGGCCGAGAAACTGCTCAACGTGAAGACCATCACGTACGAGGAAGTCTGCGGCAAGGGCGCGAGCCAGATCGGCTTCGACCAGATCGACCTGCAGCGCGCGACGCAGTACGCGGCCGAAGATGCCGACGTGACGCTGCGCCTGCACCGGAACATGCATCCGAAGATCGAGGCCGCGCAAGGGCTGCGCTACGTCTACGAGAAGATCGAGATGCCCGTCTCGGTGGTGCTGCAGAAGATCGAGCGCAATGGCGTGCTGATCGACGCCGACCGCCTCGGCGCGCAGAGCGCGGAACTCGGCCAGCGGCTGATGGACATCGAGCAGGCCGCCTATGCCACGGCGGGGCAGCCATTCAACCTCGGTTCCCCGAAGCAGATCGGCGAGATCCTGTTCAATCAGATGAAGCTTCCCGTGGTCAAGAAGACGGCGAGCGGCGCGCCGTCGACGGACGAAGAGGTCCTGCAGAAGCTCGCGGAAGACTATCCGCTGCCGAAGATCCTGCTCGACTATCGCGGCCTCTCCAAGCTCAAGTCCACCTACACGGACAAGCTGCCGAAGATGGTGAACCCGAACACGGGGCGCGTGCACACGAGCTATGGCCAGGCCACGGCGGTCACGGGGCGGCTCGCCTCGACGGATCCGAACCTGCAGAACATTCCCGTGCGCACCGAGGAAGGCCGCCGCATCCGCGAGGCCTTTATCGCGCCGCCGGGCAGCGTGATCGTGTCGGCCGACTACTCGCAGATCGAACTGCGCATCATGGCCCATATCTCGGGCGACGAGAACCTGCTGCGCGCGTTCGCCAACGGCGAGGACATCCACCGCGCGACCGCGGCGGAGATCTTCAACGTCGAGCGCGAGGCGGTGTCGAGCGAGCAGCGCCGCTACGCCAAGGTCATCAACTTCGGCCTGATCTACGGCATGAGCGCGTTCGGCCTGGCGAGCAATCTCGGCATCGAGCGCGAGGCGGCCAAGCACTATATCGACCGCTACTTCATGCGCTATCCGGGCGTGGCCCGCTACATGGAAGAAACGCGCCAGACCGCGCGTGAACAGGGCTACGTGGAGACCGTGTTCGGCCGGCGCCTGTGGCTGCCCGATATCAACGGCGGCAACGGCCCGCGCCGACAGGCGGCCGAACGCGCGGCCATCAACGCGCCGATGCAGGGCACGGCGGCGGACCTGATCAAGCTGTCGATGATCGCGGTGCAGGACTGGCTCGAGTCCGAGAAGCTCGGCACGCGCCAGATCATGCAGGTCCACGATGAACTCGTGCTCGAAGTCCCCGAGGCCGAGTTCGAGCACGTGAAGGTGAAGCTGCCCGAGCTCATGTGCACGGTGGCCGAACTGCGCGTGCCGCTGGTCGCCGAGGTGGGCCACGGCGCCAACTGGGAGGAGGCGCACTGA
- a CDS encoding TIGR00730 family Rossman fold protein, producing the protein MDSKLTGAPNGGDAGTPLADTDVSDISGNTVNPPPEAASAHAAAIAAKADAAAEGKSPEEQEAAAAAAAARTNPRKMIPSLRALADEDRATAKKARASWQMFTIMAEFIEATEYLSEIRPAVSIYGSARLREDSPYYQKTIEIARLFSDAGFAVISGGGPGIMEAANKGAHAGKSASVGLNIELPHEQQGNPYQDIAMRFRHFFTRKVTFVKNSDAFIVMPGGFGTLDELAEVLTLVQTGKSRSVPVVMYGSRFWKGLLDWFRFTLLPMGLIAEHDLDLMKIVDEPQEVLEAVYEYYEKRGGDHPIPPKEEMFYL; encoded by the coding sequence ATGGACTCAAAATTGACAGGCGCTCCGAACGGCGGCGACGCCGGAACCCCCCTCGCTGATACGGATGTCTCGGACATCTCGGGCAACACCGTGAATCCTCCGCCGGAAGCGGCGTCGGCCCACGCGGCCGCGATCGCGGCCAAGGCCGATGCCGCTGCCGAGGGCAAATCGCCCGAGGAACAGGAAGCCGCGGCTGCGGCTGCCGCCGCGCGCACCAACCCGCGCAAGATGATTCCGAGCCTTCGTGCGCTCGCCGACGAAGACCGCGCAACCGCAAAGAAGGCGCGCGCCTCGTGGCAAATGTTCACGATTATGGCAGAGTTCATCGAGGCGACCGAGTACCTCTCGGAGATCCGCCCGGCCGTCTCCATCTACGGCAGCGCGCGCCTGCGCGAGGACTCGCCGTACTACCAGAAGACGATCGAGATCGCGCGGCTGTTCTCCGACGCGGGCTTCGCGGTAATCTCGGGCGGCGGCCCGGGCATCATGGAAGCGGCCAACAAGGGCGCGCACGCGGGCAAGTCCGCGAGCGTCGGCCTCAATATCGAACTGCCGCATGAACAGCAGGGCAATCCTTACCAGGACATCGCCATGCGGTTCCGCCATTTCTTCACGCGCAAGGTCACGTTCGTGAAGAACTCGGATGCGTTCATCGTGATGCCGGGCGGCTTCGGCACGCTCGACGAACTGGCCGAGGTGCTCACGCTCGTGCAGACCGGCAAGTCGCGCTCGGTACCGGTGGTGATGTACGGCAGCCGCTTCTGGAAGGGCCTGCTCGACTGGTTCCGCTTCACGCTGCTGCCCATGGGCCTGATCGCCGAGCACGATCTGGACCTGATGAAGATCGTCGATGAGCCGCAGGAGGTTCTCGAGGCGGTGTACGAGTACTACGAGAAGCGCGGCGGCGACCACCCGATTCCGCCGAAAGAAGAAATGTTCTATCTGTAA
- a CDS encoding DUF2782 domain-containing protein, translating into MTSPTQQRLVTSDDGDVPPAASLKRLFAAAGIALALGAPALAMAQPNGEQSNALTQQELNRINNQPIAPAVKSQLNQPREPSFELNERDGTQVREYRNKGQATDIQVRSGFGTSYQMSKPEDSSPKFRDHDVNRVPSVNLQW; encoded by the coding sequence ATGACCTCCCCCACGCAACAACGCCTCGTCACATCCGACGATGGCGACGTACCGCCTGCCGCCTCGCTGAAGCGCCTGTTCGCTGCCGCGGGCATTGCGCTTGCCCTCGGCGCGCCCGCGCTGGCCATGGCCCAGCCGAACGGCGAGCAGAGCAATGCACTGACCCAGCAGGAACTGAACCGGATCAACAACCAGCCGATCGCGCCGGCGGTCAAGAGCCAGCTGAACCAGCCGCGGGAGCCGAGCTTCGAGCTCAACGAACGCGATGGCACGCAGGTGCGCGAGTATCGCAACAAGGGGCAGGCCACGGACATCCAGGTACGATCGGGGTTCGGCACCAGCTACCAGATGAGCAAGCCGGAAGATAGTTCGCCGAAGTTTCGCGACCATGACGTGAACCGCGTGCCGTCCGTCAACCTGCAGTGGTGA
- a CDS encoding homoserine kinase: MAVFTTVSQDEIASWLLDYDLGEVRALRGIASGIENSNFFLTMERDGHVREYVLTIFERLTFEQLPYYLHLMAHLAGHGISVPAPIPARDGEILRALKGKPATIVTRLPGSSQLAPNAQQCAEVGDMLARMHLAGVDYARQQPNLRSLAWWQQTEPEITPFLDADQHALLRDELAHQTAFFGSADYAALQGGPCHCDLFRDNVLFESAEQGKYKLGGFFDFYFAGNDKWLFDLAVTVNDWCIDVPTGTLDDARARALLAAYHAVRPLTGNEHAHWQDMLRAGALRFWVSRLWDFFLPREADMLQPHDPTHFERILRRRVDATALPWI; encoded by the coding sequence ATGGCTGTTTTCACCACGGTCTCGCAGGACGAGATCGCTAGCTGGCTGCTCGATTACGACCTTGGCGAAGTGCGCGCGCTGCGCGGCATCGCCTCGGGCATCGAGAACAGCAATTTCTTCCTGACGATGGAGCGGGACGGGCACGTGCGCGAGTACGTGCTGACGATCTTCGAGCGGCTGACGTTCGAACAGCTGCCCTACTACCTCCACCTGATGGCGCATCTGGCGGGACACGGCATCAGCGTGCCCGCGCCGATTCCCGCGCGCGACGGCGAGATCCTGCGCGCGCTCAAGGGCAAGCCCGCCACGATCGTCACCCGCCTGCCCGGCAGCTCGCAGCTGGCCCCCAACGCGCAGCAGTGCGCCGAGGTGGGCGACATGCTCGCGCGCATGCATCTGGCCGGCGTGGACTACGCGCGGCAGCAGCCGAACCTGCGCAGCCTGGCCTGGTGGCAGCAGACCGAACCCGAGATCACGCCGTTCCTCGATGCGGACCAGCATGCGCTGCTGCGCGACGAGCTCGCGCACCAGACCGCGTTCTTCGGCAGCGCCGATTACGCGGCGCTGCAGGGCGGGCCCTGCCACTGCGACCTGTTTCGCGACAACGTGCTGTTCGAGTCCGCCGAACAGGGCAAATACAAGCTCGGCGGGTTTTTCGACTTCTACTTTGCCGGCAACGACAAGTGGCTGTTCGATCTGGCCGTGACCGTCAACGACTGGTGTATCGACGTGCCCACGGGCACGCTCGACGACGCGCGTGCGCGCGCGCTGCTCGCGGCTTATCATGCCGTGAGGCCGCTGACCGGCAACGAACACGCGCACTGGCAGGACATGCTGCGTGCCGGCGCGCTCCGTTTCTGGGTATCGCGTCTGTGGGACTTTTTCCTGCCGCGCGAGGCGGACATGCTGCAACCGCATGATCCGACCCACTTCGAACGTATCCTGCGCCGGCGCGTCGACGCCACCGCGCTCCCCTGGATCTGA
- a CDS encoding BPSS1780 family membrane protein, producing MQLLEVPAKEGYVWFRQGIWLFRKNPLAFLMLLFIYLIAAQLAIFVPLFGVIALLVVTPGLYVGVMTACRDVIQNKRVLPTVLLSGFRTNGKQATRNLLILGAIYAVMVFTLSLIAGALVDISTLAPILLKQEEPSAESVRQLYYALLLGALLYTPIAMMFWFAPLLAAWHSVPPVKALFFSWTACWRNRGAFFTYAVLFALLMVAIPFFLEAVFAAFGAEAVLSFLVTPYSLLMLAILYCSFYATYRGCFNIAPAEPEATSVQA from the coding sequence ATGCAATTACTGGAAGTTCCCGCCAAGGAAGGTTACGTCTGGTTCCGCCAGGGCATCTGGCTGTTTCGCAAGAATCCGCTCGCGTTCCTGATGCTGCTGTTCATCTACCTGATCGCGGCGCAGCTGGCCATTTTCGTCCCGCTGTTCGGCGTGATCGCGCTGCTCGTGGTGACGCCCGGCCTGTACGTGGGGGTGATGACGGCCTGTCGCGACGTGATCCAGAACAAGCGTGTGCTGCCGACCGTGCTGTTATCGGGGTTCCGGACCAACGGCAAGCAGGCCACGCGCAATCTGCTCATTCTCGGCGCGATCTATGCGGTCATGGTATTCACGCTGAGCCTGATCGCGGGCGCGCTCGTCGATATCAGCACGCTGGCGCCGATTCTGCTCAAGCAGGAGGAACCGTCGGCGGAGTCGGTGCGGCAGCTGTATTACGCGCTGCTGCTGGGCGCGCTGCTCTATACGCCGATCGCGATGATGTTCTGGTTCGCGCCGCTGCTGGCGGCGTGGCACAGCGTGCCGCCCGTGAAGGCCTTGTTCTTCAGCTGGACCGCATGCTGGCGGAATCGCGGCGCGTTCTTTACGTACGCGGTGCTGTTCGCGCTGCTGATGGTCGCGATTCCGTTCTTCCTGGAAGCGGTGTTCGCGGCGTTTGGCGCGGAGGCGGTGCTGTCGTTCCTCGTCACGCCGTATTCGCTGCTGATGCTCGCGATCCTGTATTGCTCGTTCTACGCCACCTATCGCGGCTGCTTCAATATCGCCCCCGCGGAGCCGGAGGCGACGTCGGTTCAGGCCTGA
- a CDS encoding UvrD-helicase domain-containing protein, whose protein sequence is MSNLLANLNAEQLAAVTLPDEPALILAGAGSGKTRVLTTRIAWLIQNGHVSPAGVLAVTFTNKAAKEMQTRLAAMLPINTRGMWIGTFHGLCNRMLRAHFRDAGLPQTFAILDSQDQLSSLKRLLKALNVDDEKYPAKNLQYFINNAKEQGLRPADVEANDDYNRRFVDLYAAYDEQCQREGVVDFAELLLRCYELLRYNDAIREHYQHRFRHILVDEFQDTNVLQYQWLKMLAGYGTGRAAAVFAVGDDDQSIYAFRGANVGNMRDFEHEFRVRQLIKLEQNYRSHGNILDSANHLISHNSRRLGKNLRTDAGHGEPVRVFQGGSDGQEASWIVEEIRDQIAQGMSRSEIAILYRSNAQSRVIEHALFSAGIAYRVYGGLRFFERAEVKHALAYLQLIENPRNDAAFGRVVNFPTRGIGARSLEALQDAARQYNCSLSEAVAYVPGKAGSSLGAFIRLIDQMRAETRRMTLPEMVEYVTNTSGLIQHYRAEKEGQDRIENLQELVTAAQAFVMEEGYGLDAPAAVLPAGQTGTPALAEGDQAQQVLDPEQLPVVMTPLVAFLTHASLEAGDNQAQAGQDAVQMMTVHAAKGLEFNVVFITGLEEGLFPHENSAMEADGLEEERRLMYVAITRARERLYLSFAQSRVLHGQMRYHVRSRFFEELPEGALKWLTPPQQAYGGMGGGRREKSESAWGRDWFKRPEDVAYTGTKPTGGMDTGNGYADSKRAAETGFRVGQGVFHNKFGEGKITAIEGEGANAHAQINFKRHGTKKLALGVAKLDPID, encoded by the coding sequence ATGTCCAACCTGCTCGCCAATCTCAACGCCGAACAACTCGCCGCCGTCACGCTACCCGACGAGCCGGCGCTGATCCTGGCGGGCGCTGGCAGTGGCAAAACCCGCGTGCTGACCACCCGGATCGCCTGGCTGATCCAGAACGGCCACGTTTCGCCGGCCGGCGTGCTCGCGGTGACCTTTACCAACAAGGCGGCCAAGGAAATGCAGACGCGGCTGGCCGCGATGCTGCCCATCAACACGCGCGGCATGTGGATCGGCACGTTCCACGGGCTGTGCAACCGCATGCTGCGCGCGCATTTCCGCGATGCGGGCCTGCCGCAGACATTCGCGATCCTCGACTCGCAGGACCAGCTTTCGTCGCTCAAGCGCCTGCTCAAGGCGCTCAACGTCGATGACGAGAAGTACCCGGCCAAGAACCTCCAGTACTTCATCAACAACGCGAAGGAGCAGGGGCTGCGGCCGGCCGACGTCGAGGCCAACGACGACTACAACCGCCGTTTCGTGGACCTGTACGCCGCCTACGACGAGCAGTGCCAGCGCGAAGGCGTGGTCGATTTCGCCGAATTGCTGCTGCGCTGCTACGAGCTGCTGCGCTACAACGACGCGATTCGCGAGCACTACCAGCACCGCTTCCGCCATATCCTCGTCGACGAGTTCCAGGACACCAATGTGCTGCAGTACCAGTGGCTCAAGATGCTGGCGGGGTATGGCACGGGCCGCGCGGCCGCGGTGTTCGCCGTGGGCGACGACGACCAGAGCATCTATGCGTTCCGGGGCGCGAACGTCGGCAATATGCGCGACTTCGAGCACGAATTCCGCGTGCGCCAGCTGATCAAGCTCGAGCAGAACTACCGTTCGCACGGCAATATCCTCGATTCCGCGAACCATCTGATCTCCCATAACTCGCGCCGGCTCGGCAAGAACCTGCGCACGGACGCGGGGCATGGCGAACCGGTACGCGTGTTCCAGGGCGGCTCGGACGGGCAGGAAGCCTCGTGGATCGTCGAGGAGATTCGCGACCAGATCGCGCAGGGCATGTCGCGCTCGGAGATCGCGATTCTCTATCGCAGCAACGCGCAGTCGCGGGTCATCGAGCATGCGCTGTTCTCGGCCGGCATCGCGTACCGCGTCTATGGTGGCCTGCGATTCTTCGAACGCGCCGAAGTCAAGCATGCGCTGGCCTATCTGCAGCTGATCGAGAATCCGCGCAACGACGCGGCGTTCGGCCGCGTGGTCAATTTCCCGACGCGCGGTATCGGCGCGCGCTCGCTCGAGGCGCTGCAGGATGCCGCGCGCCAGTACAACTGCTCGCTGTCGGAAGCGGTCGCCTATGTGCCCGGCAAGGCCGGCAGCTCGCTGGGCGCGTTTATCCGCCTGATCGACCAGATGCGCGCCGAAACGCGCCGCATGACGCTGCCCGAGATGGTCGAGTACGTGACCAACACGAGCGGCCTGATCCAGCATTACCGGGCCGAGAAAGAAGGGCAGGACCGCATCGAGAACTTGCAGGAACTGGTGACCGCCGCGCAGGCCTTCGTGATGGAGGAAGGCTACGGACTGGACGCGCCCGCGGCGGTGCTGCCGGCCGGGCAGACCGGCACGCCCGCGCTGGCCGAGGGCGATCAGGCCCAGCAGGTGCTCGACCCCGAGCAGTTGCCCGTGGTCATGACCCCGCTGGTCGCGTTCCTGACCCATGCCTCGCTCGAGGCTGGCGACAACCAGGCGCAGGCTGGCCAGGATGCCGTGCAGATGATGACCGTGCATGCGGCCAAGGGGCTCGAGTTCAACGTGGTGTTTATCACCGGCCTCGAAGAAGGGCTGTTCCCGCACGAGAACAGCGCGATGGAGGCCGACGGGCTCGAGGAAGAACGCCGCCTGATGTATGTGGCGATCACGCGCGCGCGGGAGCGGCTCTACCTGTCGTTCGCGCAAAGCCGTGTGCTGCATGGCCAGATGCGCTACCACGTGCGGTCGCGGTTCTTCGAGGAGCTGCCGGAAGGCGCATTGAAGTGGCTCACGCCCCCGCAGCAGGCCTACGGTGGCATGGGCGGCGGGCGCCGCGAGAAGTCGGAGTCGGCGTGGGGCCGGGACTGGTTCAAGCGGCCGGAGGATGTGGCCTACACGGGCACGAAGCCGACAGGCGGCATGGACACCGGGAACGGTTACGCCGACAGCAAGCGCGCGGCCGAAACCGGCTTCCGCGTCGGGCAGGGCGTGTTCCACAACAAGTTCGGCGAGGGCAAGATCACGGCCATCGAGGGCGAGGGCGCCAATGCCCACGCCCAGATCAACTTCAAGCGCCACGGGACGAAGAAGCTGGCGCTTGGCGTCGCCAAGCTGGACCCGATCGACTGA